From one Treponema denticola genomic stretch:
- a CDS encoding Lon protease family protein: MTDGAAEKLNLDELEFYFPESKIRELKNNGADSTIVGQDRALKAIELGLGIEGEGYNIFVMGAPGTGRRTVLSSLLRNYKPNFAKLQDIAYAYNFSRPIEPIALFFPAGEGRFFRKKIKKAVGHIHTQTLALLKSEGFLAEQKKIVTKTDNEENILLMEFESKMLHAGFKVLQIKDENNQSLDLIPIIKGKEISFSELQSKAARKKFSEQELAALREKYYASLDEMSELFSILRDKRIEMDEKLIKHQKDSVMPIIKEALDPLRKLVDSYTTKSDNPKQIEDNKKILLFLKKAEEDLISRMNIYSSEFKSSRIKKNFFGRYLINLICENNKDKNYVINENLPSFTNLFGTIESHSDSDAPEINGHLRIREGAVHRAFGGYLIVRLHDLLEEDDSWSYLKRVLQSGKIEVQIPPSGNHSPSVFKPEALPANFKIIIIGGEYTYDILYQEDPDFYKLFKVCAEFDSVMQKNDKNIASLIHLTEYLCKEKKALNFDDSGYSRLISYASELAGSRHLLTAQFTKISDLIIEADFNAKQQKKEAICAGVLNDTIEKRHYLHALPEEKFAEMVQLGEILIDVSGRKLAKINGLAVEERGYHSFGVPVSVTAQASPGTGGIINIEREAGLSGEIYDKAHLIITSLLREKFSKDIPLSISASICFEQSYSYIDGDSASCAEFLALISAIGGFEMRQDIAVTGSLNQHGMVQPVGGITEKIEGFFNTCKILGFTGTQGVMIPVSNKNNLFLSKEVKEAVKEGKFNIWTIKTIDEGIKLLSGLQEEVYTWMISQRLEEFYKKVNEISLRKD, from the coding sequence ATGACAGACGGTGCTGCAGAAAAATTAAACCTTGATGAACTGGAATTTTACTTTCCCGAATCTAAGATAAGGGAATTAAAAAATAACGGAGCCGACTCGACTATAGTCGGGCAAGACCGTGCTCTTAAGGCTATTGAACTGGGGCTCGGTATCGAGGGTGAAGGCTATAACATTTTTGTTATGGGTGCACCCGGAACAGGCCGAAGAACCGTTCTCTCATCTCTCTTGCGGAATTATAAACCAAATTTTGCAAAACTTCAAGATATAGCCTATGCTTACAACTTTAGCCGCCCGATTGAGCCCATCGCTCTTTTTTTTCCTGCCGGAGAAGGAAGGTTTTTCCGCAAAAAGATAAAAAAAGCCGTAGGGCATATTCATACGCAGACTCTGGCACTCTTAAAATCGGAGGGCTTTTTAGCCGAGCAGAAAAAAATCGTTACTAAAACCGATAATGAAGAAAATATTCTTTTGATGGAATTTGAGTCCAAGATGCTGCATGCAGGGTTTAAGGTATTGCAGATAAAAGATGAAAACAACCAATCATTGGATTTAATTCCTATAATAAAGGGAAAAGAAATATCCTTTAGCGAGCTTCAATCCAAGGCTGCCCGAAAAAAATTCAGCGAACAAGAACTCGCTGCCTTACGAGAAAAATACTATGCTTCTCTCGATGAAATGTCCGAGCTTTTTTCTATTTTGCGGGATAAAAGAATTGAAATGGACGAAAAGCTGATAAAGCATCAAAAAGATTCCGTTATGCCGATAATTAAAGAAGCCCTCGATCCTTTAAGGAAGCTGGTAGATTCCTATACAACAAAATCCGATAACCCGAAACAAATTGAAGATAATAAAAAGATTCTTCTATTTTTAAAAAAGGCCGAAGAAGATCTAATCAGCAGAATGAATATCTACAGTTCGGAATTTAAATCTTCGAGAATAAAGAAAAACTTTTTCGGACGCTATCTTATCAATCTTATTTGCGAAAACAATAAAGATAAAAATTATGTAATAAATGAAAACCTGCCGAGTTTTACAAATTTGTTCGGAACGATTGAATCTCATTCCGATTCGGATGCTCCCGAAATTAACGGACACTTACGCATAAGAGAGGGCGCCGTCCACAGAGCCTTCGGCGGTTATCTTATCGTGCGTTTACACGATTTACTTGAAGAGGACGATTCGTGGTCTTATTTAAAAAGAGTTTTGCAGTCGGGAAAAATCGAAGTGCAGATACCTCCTTCCGGGAACCATAGTCCGAGCGTTTTTAAACCCGAAGCTCTTCCTGCAAATTTTAAGATAATCATAATCGGAGGAGAATACACCTACGATATTCTTTATCAAGAAGATCCTGACTTTTATAAACTCTTTAAAGTTTGTGCGGAGTTCGATTCGGTGATGCAAAAAAACGATAAAAATATAGCTTCCCTAATTCATTTGACCGAGTATCTTTGTAAAGAAAAAAAAGCTCTTAACTTTGATGATTCGGGATACAGCCGCTTAATTTCCTATGCTTCGGAGCTTGCAGGTTCCCGCCATTTACTTACAGCTCAATTTACTAAAATTTCCGACCTTATAATCGAAGCAGATTTTAATGCAAAGCAGCAAAAAAAGGAGGCTATTTGTGCAGGCGTTTTAAACGACACAATCGAAAAGCGGCATTATCTTCATGCTCTGCCCGAAGAAAAATTTGCTGAGATGGTTCAGCTGGGGGAAATTCTAATAGATGTTTCCGGCAGAAAACTTGCAAAAATAAACGGCCTCGCCGTGGAGGAACGGGGTTATCACTCATTCGGTGTGCCCGTTTCGGTTACAGCTCAAGCTTCGCCCGGTACAGGCGGAATTATAAATATAGAAAGAGAAGCCGGCCTTTCGGGAGAAATCTATGATAAGGCACACCTTATAATAACCTCTCTTTTACGGGAAAAATTTTCAAAGGATATTCCTCTTTCAATTTCTGCAAGTATTTGTTTTGAGCAGTCCTACAGCTACATTGACGGCGACTCCGCTTCCTGTGCAGAATTTTTGGCTCTTATTTCTGCGATAGGCGGTTTTGAGATGAGGCAGGATATAGCCGTTACGGGAAGCTTAAACCAGCACGGAATGGTGCAGCCTGTCGGTGGCATAACCGAAAAGATAGAAGGCTTTTTTAATACGTGTAAAATATTGGGCTTTACGGGAACTCAGGGCGTTATGATTCCGGTCAGCAATAAAAATAATTTGTTTTTATCTAAGGAGGTTAAGGAAGCCGTAAAAGAAGGCAAGTTTAATATTTGGACAATCAAGACAATAGACGAAGGAATAAAACTTTTATCGGGTCTTCAAGAAGAAGTTTACACATGGATGATTTCTCAAAGACTTGAAGAGTTTTATAAAAAGGTCAACGAAATTTCTTTGAGGAAAGATTAA
- a CDS encoding hemerythrin family protein: MNDFVVWDTSYDLGIEYVDKQHRRLVELINELYHACLGEKGELEEKFKQVMKELVEYVMIHFKDEEKIMEEINYPNIKEHKQHHENFVKKILQSVNDYRSGKQFVPNTFVRFLRDWLFNHILISDKEWARFYFANKK, encoded by the coding sequence ATGAATGATTTTGTTGTCTGGGATACCAGCTATGATTTAGGAATAGAATATGTAGATAAGCAGCACAGAAGATTGGTTGAGCTGATTAACGAGTTGTATCATGCATGTCTCGGCGAAAAAGGGGAATTAGAAGAAAAATTTAAACAGGTGATGAAAGAACTTGTCGAATATGTAATGATTCATTTTAAAGATGAAGAAAAGATAATGGAAGAAATCAACTATCCGAACATTAAAGAACATAAACAGCATCATGAGAATTTTGTAAAAAAAATTTTACAATCCGTCAATGATTATCGCAGCGGAAAACAATTTGTTCCAAATACATTTGTGAGATTTTTGCGAGATTGGCTTTTTAATCATATCTTAATTTCGGATAAAGAATGGGCAAGATTCTACTTTGCAAATAAAAAATAA
- a CDS encoding helix-hairpin-helix domain-containing protein, with protein sequence MVYTHSIMEFTNEFIEGLSVNEVDIMKKIAEELNIKLAQVSAVISLVNEGCTIPFISRYRKEMHGSLDEVQVRDSDRLFKSYTNLETRRLEIVRGIFAAGKLTDSLYENIMKAGTLTELEDIWLPFKKKKKTRGMLAVERGLQALADLMKELEASPLEEKAKEFIVTDAETEELNVPTAEDALQGAADIIAEEISQDTENRKSVHDYFIKTGKFEVKGLGDEDAAKTSVYQMYWDYSENLNEIKPHRVLAINRGEREGVLEVKIDVSIEDAISLLQNKYTLNNDYHKEAIADGLVRLLAPAVLREIRSDLADTADEHGINIFSENLKHLLMTQPIKGTRVLGVDPGIRTGTKCAALDETGKYLGSFVIYQHKAEEAKFLVLEAVKKYNVQLIAVGNGTGSHDVQEIVSAVIKESCPDVLFTVVDEDGASVYSAGDVAREEFPDLDLTIRGAISIGRRLQDPLAELVKIDPKSIGVGLYQHDLNQKKLSEELDAVVGSVVNNVGVNLNTASASLLKYVSGVSSSLAKKIVARREAEGIFTDREQLKNVSGMGPKSFEQCAGFLKIPESSNPLDNSWVHPENYETGKIIYDVIHKNEEVSGELRSEIKTKYNIGDQTINDIIEELKKPNRDPREDCPKPIMQQGVLQFEDLKVGMTVKGKIKNVVDFGAFVDLGIKETALLHISEMSDSFISDPLEAVKVGDIVECKIISLDEDRRRISLSRKTGEGTSRLTAKQKAEVKKLVVKTKDGKTLTVKTAAGSPAVQSGKALSERGERSPAARGERSPAHRGERKVGEPRSRKDDDGTKYNPFAILLQGKK encoded by the coding sequence ATGGTATATACTCACAGCATTATGGAATTTACAAATGAATTTATTGAAGGCCTCAGTGTAAACGAGGTAGATATTATGAAAAAGATTGCAGAGGAGCTGAATATAAAGCTTGCTCAAGTCTCTGCAGTTATAAGTTTGGTCAATGAGGGATGCACCATTCCCTTTATTTCCCGTTATCGAAAAGAAATGCACGGTTCTCTTGATGAAGTTCAAGTCAGAGATTCAGACCGCCTGTTTAAATCTTATACAAATTTGGAAACCCGTCGCCTCGAAATTGTGCGGGGCATTTTTGCTGCCGGAAAGTTGACCGATTCTCTTTATGAAAATATAATGAAGGCCGGTACTCTCACCGAGCTTGAAGATATTTGGCTTCCCTTTAAAAAGAAAAAGAAGACCCGCGGTATGCTTGCCGTTGAAAGAGGTTTGCAGGCTTTAGCCGATTTGATGAAAGAGCTTGAAGCCTCTCCACTTGAAGAAAAGGCTAAAGAATTTATTGTAACCGATGCCGAAACGGAAGAGCTTAATGTTCCCACAGCCGAAGATGCCCTTCAAGGTGCGGCCGATATAATTGCCGAAGAAATTTCTCAAGATACCGAAAACCGCAAATCCGTTCATGATTATTTTATAAAAACAGGAAAGTTTGAAGTTAAGGGACTCGGCGATGAAGATGCTGCAAAGACTTCAGTTTATCAGATGTACTGGGATTATTCCGAAAACTTAAACGAAATAAAACCCCACCGCGTGCTTGCGATTAACCGCGGAGAAAGGGAAGGAGTTTTGGAAGTAAAAATAGATGTAAGCATCGAAGATGCAATTTCTCTTTTACAAAATAAGTATACCCTAAATAACGATTACCATAAGGAAGCAATAGCCGACGGGCTTGTGCGCTTGCTGGCTCCTGCCGTTTTGCGTGAAATCAGAAGCGACCTTGCCGATACGGCTGACGAGCACGGTATAAATATTTTCAGTGAAAATTTAAAGCATCTTTTGATGACCCAGCCCATAAAGGGTACAAGGGTTTTAGGAGTTGACCCCGGTATAAGGACAGGAACTAAATGTGCCGCTCTCGATGAAACCGGAAAATACCTAGGCTCCTTTGTGATTTATCAACATAAGGCTGAAGAAGCAAAATTCTTGGTATTGGAAGCCGTTAAAAAATATAATGTTCAGCTAATCGCTGTCGGGAACGGTACGGGCTCTCACGATGTTCAGGAAATAGTTTCTGCCGTTATAAAAGAATCTTGTCCCGATGTTTTATTCACTGTAGTCGATGAAGACGGAGCTTCAGTTTATTCTGCAGGCGATGTCGCCCGTGAAGAATTTCCCGATTTGGATTTAACGATAAGAGGGGCTATTTCTATCGGAAGAAGGTTGCAGGATCCCCTTGCAGAGCTTGTAAAGATTGATCCTAAGTCCATAGGTGTCGGTTTATACCAGCACGACTTAAACCAAAAAAAATTAAGCGAAGAGCTTGATGCTGTTGTAGGCTCCGTAGTAAATAATGTAGGCGTAAATTTAAACACTGCAAGTGCTTCTTTGTTAAAATATGTTTCGGGTGTAAGCTCATCTCTTGCAAAAAAAATTGTTGCCCGCCGTGAAGCCGAAGGGATTTTTACCGACAGGGAACAATTAAAAAATGTGAGCGGAATGGGGCCTAAATCCTTTGAGCAGTGTGCCGGTTTTTTAAAAATCCCCGAAAGCTCGAACCCCTTGGATAATTCTTGGGTACACCCCGAAAACTACGAAACAGGAAAAATCATCTACGATGTAATTCATAAAAATGAAGAAGTTTCGGGAGAGCTCCGAAGCGAAATAAAAACCAAGTACAATATCGGAGACCAGACTATAAACGATATTATCGAAGAATTAAAAAAGCCTAACCGTGATCCGCGTGAAGATTGTCCTAAGCCCATAATGCAGCAAGGCGTTCTTCAATTTGAAGACTTAAAAGTCGGGATGACGGTAAAGGGGAAAATTAAAAACGTAGTCGACTTCGGCGCCTTTGTCGATTTGGGAATTAAGGAAACGGCTCTTTTACATATCTCAGAGATGAGCGATTCTTTTATTTCCGATCCGCTTGAAGCCGTAAAGGTCGGCGACATTGTAGAGTGTAAAATTATTTCACTTGACGAAGACCGCCGCCGAATTTCTTTAAGCCGAAAAACGGGGGAGGGTACATCCCGCCTTACCGCAAAGCAAAAGGCTGAGGTTAAAAAACTTGTAGTCAAAACCAAGGACGGCAAAACGCTTACGGTTAAAACCGCTGCAGGATCTCCGGCGGTACAGAGCGGCAAGGCTCTTTCCGAAAGAGGTGAAAGAAGTCCTGCTGCAAGGGGAGAAAGGTCTCCTGCGCATCGAGGTGAAAGAAAGGTAGGCGAACCCCGCTCCCGCAAAGATGATGACGGAACAAAGTACAATCCCTTTGCAATATTATTACAGGGTAAGAAATAA